The Paenibacillus sp. BIC5C1 DNA segment TTCTACCTGCACGGCAATGATAGTTCCACCAAATGGAGCGGTCAAAGTAGCTTTACCCAACTGAGCCTCCAGATCGGCGAGTTCCTGACGAAGCTCTTCAAAGGCAATCGTGGACTCTTCGAACTCCACTGGGTCCATCTCATCCCGTTTGCGAAGCGTTTCCTTCATCTGGACTTCCGATTTGCGAATCTGCAGGTTTTTGGCCCGAATTTCCTTCTCTACGCTCTCTACATCAAGAACTGCGAGAAGTTGACCCTTTTTCACTTTGTCCCCTGGTTTTACATTCAACTCTTTGATATGCATACCGTCCAGCGTAAAATACACCTTTTCTTCCCGCTGGCTCATCATCTTGCCGCTTCCGCTTACTTTCTTCTCCAGCGTCTCCGTCCGAACTTCATATTCGGGCTTCTTGGAGATCGTTGGTGGCGTAATTGGCGGCAGTACTTCTTCCTCTGTTTCGGCCGGCAGCAAAGAGCAGCCGGACATCGTTGCAGCCACTATCGCACTAAGCACAATAAGCGCTGCGCGTTTCCCCCTCTTCGGAGCGGCCCCTTTACTTGATAAATCTGCCGTCCGCCATTTCATAAACATGGTCCGCAACCTCCAAAATCGTAGGATCGTGTGTAGTCATACAGATCGTTACTTGTTCAACTTCAATAATATTGCGAAATACAGCCATAACCTGTGCTCCCATTTTGGAATCGAGTTCAGCTGTCGGCTCATCCGCGAGCAATAATCTCGGTCTGTGGGCTATCGCCTTGGCGATGGCCACCCGCTGCTGCTCTCCCCCGGACATCTCGAATGGACGGTGCTTGACCCGTTTGGTTAGTCCGACCAGATCCAGACAATGACCTACCCGGTCCTTCCATTCCGAACGCGGCACGTCCGCCATGCGCAGAGACAGTTCTACATTTTCCCAGGCAGACAACAAAGGCATCAGCGCATATGCCTGAAAAATAAAACCGATTTCTCTGCGCCGCAAAGCGGTTCGCCGCCGATCTCCCCAATCCTGAAGAGGCTGTCCGGAGAACAGAATGTCTCCACTTGATGGCTGATCCAGCCCACCCAACATATTAAGCAGCGTCGTTTTCCCTGAGCCTGACCGTCCTTTCAACATCACCAGCTGTTGCGGGTTCACTTCCATATCGATACCTTTGAGCACATGAATAATACGGCTACCCGTCTGGAAACTACGATGAACATTGCGAACCTCCAGCACAGGTCCGTCATACGGAAGCAACAGATCCTTCTTGGAGGACTTGGACTTCACTTCGGGTTCAGCTGCTGCAACCGCAACCTCCTCCTGACTTGTTTCACTGGTTATGTCGTGCGGGTCGATGGATGTATTCTGCGGTTCACTTATGTATGCCGATTCCTCCTGCCCGACTGGTTCCTGCTGCTCCGTGTGTTCAACTGCACTGTCCTCGCCTGACTGGCTCTTGGCAGGTCTGATTTTGGAAAATAACTTCTTCATGCCAGCAATCACGCTCATCCTTTCTTCATATCCCGTTCACTTCATCAAGACACTAAAAATAGAAATCTATTCCATACTACACTGCATTATAAACGACGGATCACAACTAAAAGTTACAAGCTTTTTACAACGTTCCAGTGAAAAAGTTAATATTTTGATGAACAAACGAAAAAAGCATCCCAAAGTGCGGGATGCCTCTTGAATATTCGATGAATTTGCCT contains these protein-coding regions:
- a CDS encoding efflux RND transporter periplasmic adaptor subunit, which codes for MFMKWRTADLSSKGAAPKRGKRAALIVLSAIVAATMSGCSLLPAETEEEVLPPITPPTISKKPEYEVRTETLEKKVSGSGKMMSQREEKVYFTLDGMHIKELNVKPGDKVKKGQLLAVLDVESVEKEIRAKNLQIRKSEVQMKETLRKRDEMDPVEFEESTIAFEELRQELADLEAQLGKATLTAPFGGTIIAVQVEKGAAVKAYDPIATIADTSNLVVAATFAKEDLEKFSAGMKADVDINGAGKVAGKVKVMPVAQASGSGSGNGGGSGEGGTPPAKESLDQYVIVSLAKMPKGVERGTPLTVSIVTQRTENAIVIPVSALRSIGSRTYVQVVESDGSKREVDVEVGQQTSTDVEILKGLTVGQKVVGR
- a CDS encoding ABC transporter ATP-binding protein, whose protein sequence is MSVIAGMKKLFSKIRPAKSQSGEDSAVEHTEQQEPVGQEESAYISEPQNTSIDPHDITSETSQEEVAVAAAEPEVKSKSSKKDLLLPYDGPVLEVRNVHRSFQTGSRIIHVLKGIDMEVNPQQLVMLKGRSGSGKTTLLNMLGGLDQPSSGDILFSGQPLQDWGDRRRTALRRREIGFIFQAYALMPLLSAWENVELSLRMADVPRSEWKDRVGHCLDLVGLTKRVKHRPFEMSGGEQQRVAIAKAIAHRPRLLLADEPTAELDSKMGAQVMAVFRNIIEVEQVTICMTTHDPTILEVADHVYEMADGRFIK